The following are encoded in a window of bacterium SCSIO 12643 genomic DNA:
- the lysA gene encoding diaminopimelate decarboxylase, which translates to MLQKNATEIQGVSVESLCEEYGTPLYVYDADTIINKFNFFKDSFSVKSLTINYAVKALSNPNILKLFKKLGSNLDTVSIQELQLGLAAGFKPKNIVFTPSGVSHKELEKAIELGAKINVDNIHTLEYIGHEHPNVPICIRFNPHVMAGGNANISVGHIDSKFGISIHQIPLVQRIVDTLNINVEGVHMHTGSDILDVDVFLQAADILFDVAEKFDHLKYIDFGSGFKIRYKEDDHETDIAEFGQVMSERFNAFEKNYGKPLTLMFEPGKFMVSESGYFFVKTNLIKQTTSTIFASVDSGFNHLIRPMFYNAHHEIYNVSNPNGKPRIYTVVGYICESDTFGYNRRINEIKEGDILGFKNAGAYCYSMASNYNSRYRPAEVLIHKGKAQLIRKRETLDDLFKNVVDIDL; encoded by the coding sequence ATGTTACAAAAAAATGCGACCGAAATCCAAGGCGTTTCGGTAGAATCTCTTTGCGAAGAGTATGGTACTCCATTATATGTTTATGATGCAGATACGATCATAAACAAGTTCAATTTTTTTAAAGATAGTTTTTCGGTTAAATCCTTAACCATCAACTATGCGGTAAAGGCTTTATCTAATCCAAACATTCTCAAGTTATTCAAAAAGTTAGGTTCTAATCTTGATACGGTATCTATTCAAGAACTCCAGCTTGGATTAGCTGCGGGATTCAAACCAAAAAATATCGTATTTACACCAAGTGGAGTGTCTCATAAAGAACTGGAAAAAGCCATTGAACTTGGGGCAAAAATCAATGTAGATAATATTCATACTCTGGAATATATTGGACACGAGCATCCTAATGTTCCTATTTGTATTCGCTTTAATCCTCATGTGATGGCGGGCGGAAATGCCAATATCTCCGTAGGACATATTGATTCTAAGTTTGGGATATCCATTCATCAAATCCCTTTAGTACAAAGAATTGTAGATACGCTAAACATAAATGTGGAAGGTGTCCATATGCACACAGGATCAGATATTTTAGATGTAGATGTCTTCCTACAGGCCGCTGATATTTTATTTGACGTTGCAGAAAAATTCGATCATCTGAAATACATTGACTTTGGATCAGGGTTTAAAATCCGCTATAAAGAGGATGATCATGAAACGGATATAGCGGAGTTTGGACAAGTCATGAGCGAACGCTTTAACGCTTTTGAAAAGAACTATGGCAAACCTCTTACATTGATGTTTGAACCAGGAAAATTTATGGTAAGTGAATCGGGTTATTTCTTCGTAAAGACCAATTTGATTAAACAAACGACAAGCACCATTTTTGCGTCTGTTGACTCTGGTTTTAATCACTTGATTCGTCCGATGTTTTATAATGCACATCATGAGATTTACAACGTTTCAAATCCAAATGGGAAACCTAGAATTTACACGGTTGTTGGTTATATATGTGAATCAGACACATTCGGATATAATAGACGAATTAATGAGATTAAAGAAGGTGATATTTTAGGGTTTAAAAATGCTGGGGCTTATTGCTATAGTATGGCTTCAAACTACAATTCGAGATACAGACCGGCCGAAGTCCTTATTCATAAGGGCAAGGCACAATTGATCCGTAAACGAGAAACGTTAGATGACCTTTTTAAAAACGTTGTCGATATAGACTTATAA
- a CDS encoding DUF2892 domain-containing protein, whose protein sequence is MWFSYITRIILSVALLGLSIYQFWDGEIGNGIFVLLLMILSIITIWFNEVMLMVFLAVRRGNFDKAEKRLDLIKKPELMVSGQEAYYYLMRGMILIQRNQMSKSEGFFKKALNTGLYMDHDKAMAKLNLAAIAGAKRRKREALNWLAQAKKDDTKKMLTDQIKMIKQQMGKI, encoded by the coding sequence ATGTGGTTTTCGTATATAACAAGAATTATTTTATCAGTAGCATTACTTGGTTTATCCATTTATCAGTTTTGGGATGGAGAAATAGGTAATGGAATATTCGTATTACTTCTGATGATTCTTTCCATTATTACCATCTGGTTTAACGAAGTAATGCTTATGGTGTTTTTAGCTGTAAGAAGAGGAAACTTCGATAAAGCGGAAAAAAGACTTGACCTGATTAAAAAACCAGAATTAATGGTAAGTGGACAAGAAGCTTATTACTACTTGATGAGAGGCATGATTCTTATTCAACGAAACCAAATGAGTAAATCAGAAGGATTTTTCAAAAAGGCACTTAACACAGGATTATATATGGATCATGATAAGGCTATGGCCAAGCTTAACCTAGCTGCTATTGCCGGAGCAAAAAGACGAAAACGGGAAGCTCTTAATTGGTTAGCACAAGCTAAGAAAGATGATACCAAAAAGATGCTTACAGACCAAATTAAGATGATTAAACAACAAATGGGCAAGATCTAG
- a CDS encoding bile acid:sodium symporter family protein, translating to MILNLAISFIMFGVALGINRNEFVEITRNPKSVLVGATSQFVLLPLFTYLLILVVKPLPELAMGMILVAASPGGNVSNFFSQQSKGNVALSVSLTAIATVASVFMTPLNFEFYSGLYLGDGPGKVITVEFWSMVKTVVSILILPLAAGLFFAARWPDLTQKISKPVRQVSFLILIVFMVVAFSKNVDVFTAYYQHILVLVFIHNGLSFLVGYSSGKIAGVPNKDTRTITIETGIQNSGLSLVLIFSIFNGNGGMALLAAWWGIWHILSGSTISYFFNRFNH from the coding sequence ATGATCCTAAATCTGGCCATTTCATTTATCATGTTTGGCGTAGCTTTAGGTATTAACCGAAATGAATTTGTAGAGATTACACGAAATCCTAAATCTGTTCTGGTGGGTGCAACCAGTCAATTTGTACTTCTCCCTTTATTCACGTATCTACTTATTTTAGTAGTCAAACCACTTCCTGAACTTGCCATGGGTATGATTCTGGTTGCAGCGTCACCCGGAGGTAATGTATCTAACTTCTTTTCGCAACAATCTAAAGGTAACGTGGCGCTATCTGTGAGTTTAACTGCAATCGCTACTGTAGCTTCTGTTTTTATGACCCCACTAAATTTTGAATTTTACAGTGGTTTGTATTTAGGAGATGGTCCAGGTAAAGTAATTACCGTAGAATTCTGGTCAATGGTTAAAACAGTTGTTTCGATTCTTATTCTGCCATTAGCTGCCGGATTATTTTTTGCAGCGAGATGGCCAGATTTAACACAAAAAATTTCAAAGCCGGTCAGACAGGTATCTTTCCTGATTCTAATTGTTTTTATGGTTGTAGCTTTTTCTAAAAACGTAGATGTTTTTACCGCATATTACCAACATATTCTGGTGTTGGTTTTTATTCATAATGGTCTATCATTCCTCGTAGGCTATTCCTCTGGGAAAATAGCCGGAGTGCCAAATAAAGATACCCGAACCATTACTATTGAGACGGGAATTCAAAATTCAGGATTGTCTTTAGTTTTAATTTTTTCCATCTTTAATGGTAACGGAGGCATGGCTCTATTAGCTGCCTGGTGGGGGATTTGGCATATTTTATCCGGAAGTACAATTTCTTATTTCTTTAACCGATTTAACCACTAA
- a CDS encoding 4Fe-4S binding protein, with product MLVINDDCINCDACVSECPNHAIYEPDEEWSYADGTDLTGTVNLWDGREVDADKKREAESDEFFYIVADKCTECKGFHDEPQCATVCPVDAIHVDEMNPESNELLLNKKGCMHK from the coding sequence ATGCTAGTAATAAATGATGACTGTATCAACTGTGACGCTTGTGTCTCAGAATGCCCAAATCACGCTATTTACGAACCAGACGAAGAATGGTCTTATGCTGACGGTACGGATCTTACCGGTACTGTAAATTTATGGGACGGAAGAGAAGTAGACGCAGATAAAAAGAGAGAAGCTGAAAGCGATGAGTTCTTTTACATCGTTGCCGATAAATGTACCGAGTGTAAAGGTTTCCATGATGAGCCTCAATGTGCTACAGTTTGTCCGGTAGATGCTATTCATGTGGATGAAATGAATCCGGAATCAAACGAATTGTTATTGAATAAAAAAGGTTGTATGCATAAATAA
- a CDS encoding 2-oxoacid:acceptor oxidoreductase subunit alpha — protein sequence MEKTKIKELEKVVVKFVGDSGDGMQLTGTQFAGTSAFLGNDIATFPDYPAEIRAPQGTVAGVSGFQVHIGKSHIHTPGDKSDVLVAMNAAALRANLYSVPSGNTIIIDTDNFKRKDWEKAGYDSDPLESEELKKFNVVKAPITSLTRKALEGIGLDNKSITRSKNMFALGVVYWLFSRPMDYTERFLKGKFGKKEMILEGNMKALKAGYYFAETIEALPSAYTVLPSDMEKGRYKSVMGNEATAWGFLAAAEKSDKNLFLGSYPITPATDILQEVAKHKHFGAKAFQAEDEIAGIAAAIGAAFAGDFAITTTSGPGLALKGEAIGLAVMTELPIVIVDVQRGGPSTGLPTKTEQSDLLQALYGRNGESPVVVVAAKSPSDCFDMAYNASKIAMEHVTPVILLTDGYVANGSQPWKIKKMADLDDIVPYTINSSDNAETWEPYIRDENTLARKWVVPGTEGFEHRIGGLEKDETTGNVSYAPENHEKMVKVREEKVARVANYIPDLKVEGNQEGDLLIVGWGGTFGALLTAGEEVEANGRIGLAHFNYIKPLPKNTAEVFSRFKKIVVCELNNGQFVKYLRAELPQFDYLQYNKIQGLPFSTSELIDRFTEILKED from the coding sequence ATGGAAAAAACCAAAATAAAAGAATTAGAAAAAGTTGTCGTAAAATTCGTTGGAGATTCAGGGGATGGTATGCAATTGACTGGGACTCAGTTTGCAGGTACGTCAGCTTTTTTAGGTAACGACATTGCAACTTTTCCGGATTACCCGGCTGAGATTCGTGCACCTCAGGGAACTGTGGCAGGAGTTTCGGGATTCCAGGTACATATTGGTAAATCTCATATTCATACGCCAGGAGATAAGTCAGATGTTTTGGTAGCGATGAACGCGGCTGCTCTAAGGGCTAATTTGTATTCGGTACCTTCAGGTAATACCATCATTATTGATACCGATAATTTCAAAAGAAAGGATTGGGAAAAAGCAGGGTATGATTCAGATCCGTTAGAGAGTGAAGAATTAAAGAAATTCAATGTTGTAAAAGCGCCAATTACTTCTTTAACAAGAAAAGCTTTAGAAGGAATCGGTCTGGATAATAAAAGTATCACACGAAGCAAAAACATGTTTGCTTTAGGGGTCGTATACTGGTTATTTAGCCGCCCAATGGATTATACCGAACGTTTTCTTAAAGGAAAATTCGGTAAAAAAGAAATGATTTTAGAAGGGAATATGAAGGCTTTAAAAGCTGGATATTACTTTGCTGAAACGATTGAGGCTTTACCATCAGCGTACACGGTTTTACCTTCCGATATGGAAAAAGGAAGGTATAAGAGTGTGATGGGGAATGAAGCTACGGCCTGGGGTTTTCTTGCGGCTGCAGAGAAATCTGATAAGAATTTATTTTTAGGATCGTATCCGATTACCCCGGCTACAGATATTTTACAAGAAGTAGCAAAACATAAGCACTTTGGTGCAAAGGCATTTCAGGCGGAAGATGAGATTGCAGGAATTGCAGCAGCAATAGGTGCTGCTTTTGCTGGAGATTTTGCCATAACAACTACATCAGGTCCAGGATTGGCACTAAAAGGTGAGGCTATTGGTTTAGCTGTAATGACAGAGTTACCAATTGTGATTGTTGATGTTCAACGAGGAGGTCCTTCAACTGGTTTGCCAACAAAAACCGAGCAGTCTGATTTGTTACAGGCTCTATATGGAAGAAATGGAGAAAGCCCGGTCGTGGTGGTGGCTGCCAAGTCACCAAGTGATTGTTTTGATATGGCTTATAATGCATCTAAGATTGCGATGGAACACGTAACTCCGGTAATCTTATTAACTGATGGATATGTAGCGAATGGTTCGCAACCGTGGAAAATCAAGAAAATGGCTGATTTGGATGATATCGTTCCATATACCATTAACAGTTCAGATAATGCTGAAACATGGGAGCCATATATCAGAGATGAAAATACATTAGCCAGAAAATGGGTGGTTCCCGGAACTGAAGGTTTTGAACATAGAATCGGAGGTTTGGAAAAAGATGAAACCACGGGAAATGTTTCTTATGCTCCTGAAAACCATGAGAAAATGGTAAAAGTAAGAGAGGAGAAAGTCGCACGTGTGGCTAATTATATTCCGGATCTTAAAGTGGAAGGAAATCAAGAAGGTGATTTACTTATCGTAGGTTGGGGAGGTACATTTGGTGCTTTACTTACTGCAGGTGAAGAAGTGGAAGCGAATGGAAGAATAGGATTGGCGCACTTCAATTATATCAAACCATTACCCAAAAACACAGCTGAAGTTTTTTCCAGATTCAAGAAGATTGTGGTATGTGAGTTGAATAATGGCCAGTTTGTTAAATATTTGAGAGCGGAATTACCGCAATTCGATTATTTGCAATACAACAAGATTCAGGGATTACCATTTAGCACCTCTGAATTGATTGATAGATTTACTGAAATTTTAAAGGAAGACTAA
- a CDS encoding PKD domain-containing protein, with protein MRKISKGLLLFLGFLLGVTLNSNAQTAIIASPNPVPLSICNGDTIFFVADNSTGTLTSFQWNFNGAAAGPQTVFGQNVTFVAGNVGSYTMQLVVSDGIALDTLDFNMVVNACTPPTINISGTPTTICEGTQVQFTDATTPGSQPIISRLWSFPGGTPATSNVTNPSVTYAAAGTYNVFYEVTDANGTYKDTLVAYINVVSCPPPVADFIANKVQICPGDCINFLDQSQNVVVGQSTWSWSFPGSDSAVSVQQNPTNICYQIPGKYTVTLSVTNAFSGDTEEKINYITVDSCLPPESKYSAEKLKICQGTCVQFFNQSLRADTVTWHFFNADPLYEWSTEDDPIVCYSDTGKFDIQMVTNNQYGPPSILLHTEVVDVEAFPEVQAPNDESVLIGQSVRLQAYGTAPRFRWTPSDGTIDCETCSRVNVSPLENTKYYVTNISDNGCERTDSVNVIVVKNYYRGVPDAFTPNADEENDVLLVYGNGITKMEFYVYDRHGRLVFESRDQNVGWDGTYKGEPLQAGVYAYFVKLTYESGFQEILKGDVTLVR; from the coding sequence ATGCGAAAGATATCTAAGGGTTTATTGCTGTTTTTAGGGTTTTTGTTAGGGGTAACTTTAAACAGTAATGCACAAACTGCCATAATAGCAAGCCCTAATCCCGTACCTTTAAGTATATGTAATGGAGATACTATTTTCTTTGTTGCGGACAATTCTACAGGAACGTTAACTTCATTCCAATGGAATTTTAATGGAGCCGCTGCCGGACCGCAAACGGTTTTTGGACAGAATGTCACTTTTGTAGCGGGAAATGTTGGTTCTTACACCATGCAATTAGTTGTTAGTGACGGAATAGCTCTGGATACGTTAGATTTCAATATGGTGGTGAACGCATGTACACCTCCAACTATCAATATTAGTGGTACTCCGACCACCATTTGTGAAGGAACGCAAGTACAGTTTACAGATGCAACCACGCCAGGATCTCAACCTATTATTTCCAGACTGTGGTCATTCCCAGGTGGAACCCCAGCGACATCTAATGTGACTAATCCATCGGTGACTTATGCTGCGGCAGGCACCTATAATGTATTTTATGAGGTAACAGATGCGAATGGAACTTATAAAGATACTTTAGTGGCATATATTAATGTGGTAAGTTGTCCTCCACCTGTAGCAGATTTCATTGCCAATAAGGTGCAGATTTGCCCGGGAGATTGTATTAATTTCTTAGATCAAAGTCAAAATGTGGTTGTGGGACAGTCTACATGGAGTTGGTCTTTCCCTGGATCTGATTCTGCGGTTTCGGTTCAACAAAACCCAACTAATATTTGTTATCAAATCCCTGGAAAGTATACAGTTACACTTTCTGTGACCAATGCTTTTTCTGGCGATACTGAAGAAAAGATTAATTACATTACAGTAGATTCATGTTTGCCTCCGGAGTCTAAATATTCTGCAGAAAAATTGAAAATTTGCCAGGGAACATGTGTACAATTCTTTAATCAATCATTAAGAGCTGATACCGTGACATGGCATTTCTTTAATGCGGATCCATTGTATGAATGGAGTACTGAGGATGATCCTATTGTTTGTTATTCAGATACAGGGAAATTTGATATTCAAATGGTAACCAATAATCAATATGGTCCTCCAAGTATTTTATTGCATACTGAGGTTGTTGATGTAGAGGCTTTTCCTGAAGTTCAGGCACCAAATGATGAATCTGTTTTAATTGGGCAGTCTGTTCGCTTACAGGCGTATGGTACTGCACCTAGATTTAGATGGACTCCTAGTGATGGAACTATAGATTGCGAAACGTGTTCTCGTGTGAATGTATCTCCTTTGGAAAATACAAAATATTACGTCACAAATATTTCTGATAATGGTTGTGAAAGAACAGATTCAGTGAATGTAATTGTGGTGAAGAATTACTACCGAGGTGTACCGGATGCGTTTACTCCAAATGCAGATGAAGAGAATGATGTGTTATTGGTATACGGTAATGGAATCACGAAAATGGAATTTTATGTTTATGATCGTCATGGTAGACTTGTATTTGAGTCGAGAGATCAAAACGTTGGCTGGGATGGTACATACAAAGGCGAGCCTTTGCAAGCTGGTGTATATGCATACTTCGTAAAACTGACTTATGAAAGTGGGTTCCAGGAAATTTTAAAAGGTGATGTAACGTTGGTTAGATAG
- a CDS encoding 1-acyl-sn-glycerol-3-phosphate acyltransferase: MQKAFYIILRIYVRLGLSFFYRNFKSVKHPKFEESGSIIFAPTHQNAFMDALAVVMTQNRFSYFLTQAKVFQSKIGAKFFGFIYMMPIYRERDGMHTVKRNKKIIDKCVDVIIEGEHPLTIFPEGNHNLRRAIRPVQKGIARIAFSVLDKNPDTDLKIVPIGINYSAHRRFRSDLFVKYGEPFRVKPFYKSYLENNNKGYIELLAELDKRMRPLTIDMPRGLKYHQVSKEWVSNASGTHDLEASFDSNQKLLDAIVNETELPPRQVSDTPKWVKVLFFPFGLFMYINNFLAFKLVRTLTTKLAADPAFESSLDLVFGIFLSFIVYLLQAIIVGLFTSFNIGLIYFLSIPILNFIYFKIYKNSFVVE; encoded by the coding sequence ATGCAGAAAGCCTTTTATATTATTTTGAGAATCTATGTGAGACTCGGTCTTTCATTTTTTTATAGAAACTTTAAAAGCGTTAAACATCCGAAATTTGAAGAGTCGGGTTCTATCATCTTTGCCCCTACGCATCAAAACGCATTTATGGATGCTCTTGCTGTAGTGATGACCCAAAATCGCTTCTCTTATTTTTTGACTCAAGCCAAAGTATTTCAGTCTAAAATTGGAGCCAAATTCTTCGGCTTTATCTATATGATGCCTATTTACAGAGAGCGTGATGGCATGCATACGGTAAAAAGAAACAAAAAGATTATTGATAAATGTGTCGATGTAATTATTGAAGGCGAACATCCGTTAACGATATTTCCAGAAGGAAATCATAACCTCAGAAGAGCTATCCGTCCAGTTCAGAAAGGAATTGCCAGAATTGCATTTAGTGTATTAGATAAAAATCCGGATACCGATCTTAAGATTGTTCCCATAGGAATTAATTATAGCGCACATAGAAGGTTCAGATCAGATTTGTTTGTCAAATATGGAGAACCATTTAGGGTAAAACCTTTTTACAAATCATATTTGGAAAATAACAATAAAGGATATATTGAATTATTGGCTGAGCTGGATAAAAGAATGCGCCCGCTGACAATTGATATGCCAAGAGGTCTAAAATATCATCAGGTATCTAAAGAATGGGTTAGTAATGCCAGTGGCACACATGATTTAGAAGCTAGTTTTGATAGCAATCAAAAATTATTAGACGCCATCGTTAATGAAACCGAACTTCCACCTCGTCAGGTTTCAGATACACCTAAATGGGTTAAAGTCTTGTTTTTCCCTTTCGGATTGTTCATGTATATCAATAATTTCCTTGCATTTAAGTTGGTTAGAACACTTACGACAAAACTGGCTGCAGATCCGGCTTTTGAATCTTCTTTGGATTTGGTATTTGGTATTTTCCTATCGTTTATCGTTTATCTTCTTCAAGCAATAATTGTAGGGTTATTTACTTCATTTAATATCGGGTTGATTTACTTCTTAAGCATTCCTATCTTAAATTTCATTTACTTTAAGATTTACAAAAACTCTTTCGTTGTAGAGTAA
- a CDS encoding PorP/SprF family type IX secretion system membrane protein produces the protein MNKLISFLAIIIFSGVALGQSTEPIMTQFYNTPLQVNPANAGLFAGRARIISNFKRQWESIGQPFQTIAASGDFQLARDVTGGDFFGMGIDINQDKAGISELSNLSANVSLSFTKAMDGRKSHFASVGFQGGYGQRSISTSNINWGSQWTNTGFDPTIKTPDQALDESSSYFDLAAGVNYFYSRPDDAVKMYLGVAAYHLTQPKISFLGNDDEVIERKFNVSGGLRYQFGRSENFSVYPNFLYAWQGPVNVLIYGSDLEYRISDGSRSTGTRKYTSFAVGVYHKWKQTIAPVVKLHKAGFSLYVTYEFEIGNITRVTNGQGGMEVALKYRVDFRSGKNKKNINNAFL, from the coding sequence ATGAATAAATTAATATCGTTTTTAGCAATAATTATTTTTTCTGGGGTAGCACTGGGTCAATCTACGGAGCCTATAATGACTCAGTTCTACAATACACCGTTACAGGTTAATCCTGCCAATGCAGGATTGTTTGCCGGAAGAGCCAGAATCATATCAAATTTTAAGCGTCAATGGGAATCCATTGGACAACCTTTTCAGACTATTGCAGCCTCTGGTGATTTTCAATTGGCAAGAGATGTGACCGGTGGTGATTTCTTTGGAATGGGAATTGACATCAATCAGGATAAAGCGGGTATTTCTGAGTTGTCTAATCTTTCTGCAAACGTTTCTTTGAGTTTTACCAAAGCAATGGATGGCAGAAAAAGTCACTTTGCGTCTGTTGGATTTCAAGGTGGATATGGACAAAGAAGTATTTCTACATCAAATATTAACTGGGGAAGTCAATGGACAAATACAGGATTTGATCCAACAATTAAAACTCCGGATCAGGCACTGGATGAGTCTTCAAGTTATTTTGATTTGGCAGCAGGTGTGAATTATTTTTACTCAAGACCAGATGATGCTGTAAAAATGTATTTAGGTGTTGCGGCTTATCACTTAACACAACCAAAAATTTCATTTTTAGGAAATGATGATGAGGTAATAGAGCGAAAGTTCAACGTGAGTGGTGGGTTACGTTACCAATTTGGACGATCTGAGAACTTCTCCGTTTATCCTAATTTCTTATATGCTTGGCAAGGTCCGGTAAATGTGTTGATCTATGGTTCTGATTTGGAATATAGAATTAGTGATGGATCAAGATCTACGGGAACACGTAAGTATACCAGTTTTGCGGTTGGGGTATATCATAAATGGAAGCAAACTATTGCTCCAGTGGTTAAGCTTCATAAAGCCGGATTCTCATTGTATGTAACGTATGAGTTTGAAATTGGAAATATTACTCGTGTAACCAATGGTCAGGGTGGAATGGAAGTGGCTTTGAAATATCGTGTAGATTTTAGAAGTGGAAAGAATAAGAAGAACATTAATAACGCCTTCTTATAA
- a CDS encoding acyl-CoA reductase produces the protein MELKDRIKAFSNLGQQLRLWLSERSEGVDNPLDSVLRRTFHANGWFDESQVLSSLNEIVEWLQEDKLQEWTADYDFGAVKNAKRVGVIMAGNIPLVGYHDYLSVIISGHFLKAKLSSKDTVLIQFLHDELLKIAPELSEMVDLGGERFTDIDAVIATGSNNSSRYFDYYFSKIPHIIRKNRTSVAVLSGNESEVELKQLGNDIFRYYGLGCRNVTKVYFPKDFDINWFYQGIVSHGKVMDNHKYQNNYDYHKSLFLLNQEKMWDNNFLILKNDSGLTSPVGTLFYEEYDDLGHVEADLSMLEEQIQCRVGLGGLELGKAQKPKLTDYSDNIDVLEFLLEL, from the coding sequence ATGGAATTAAAAGATAGGATAAAAGCATTTTCGAATTTAGGACAGCAATTAAGATTGTGGTTAAGTGAAAGGTCAGAGGGAGTAGATAATCCATTAGATTCAGTATTGCGAAGAACATTTCATGCCAATGGTTGGTTTGATGAATCTCAGGTTTTAAGCTCTTTAAATGAAATTGTTGAGTGGTTGCAAGAAGATAAGCTTCAAGAGTGGACTGCAGATTATGACTTTGGTGCCGTAAAAAACGCAAAGAGGGTAGGTGTGATTATGGCCGGGAATATTCCTCTGGTTGGATATCATGATTATCTATCTGTGATCATAAGCGGGCATTTTCTTAAGGCTAAATTATCTAGTAAAGATACTGTGCTTATTCAGTTTTTACATGATGAATTGCTTAAGATAGCACCTGAATTATCTGAGATGGTAGATCTGGGGGGGGAGCGATTTACAGATATTGATGCGGTGATTGCTACGGGGAGCAATAATAGTTCGAGATACTTCGATTATTATTTTTCTAAAATTCCGCATATTATTAGAAAGAATAGAACATCGGTAGCTGTTTTATCAGGCAACGAAAGTGAAGTTGAACTAAAGCAGTTGGGAAATGATATCTTTAGATATTATGGGTTAGGCTGTAGAAACGTGACCAAAGTATATTTTCCAAAAGATTTTGATATCAATTGGTTTTATCAGGGTATTGTATCACATGGTAAAGTCATGGACAATCATAAGTATCAAAACAACTATGATTACCATAAAAGTTTGTTCTTGCTGAACCAGGAGAAAATGTGGGATAATAACTTTTTAATTTTAAAGAATGACTCAGGATTGACATCTCCTGTCGGTACATTGTTTTATGAAGAGTATGACGATTTAGGCCATGTAGAGGCTGATTTAAGTATGCTTGAAGAGCAAATTCAGTGTCGTGTTGGACTGGGAGGATTGGAATTGGGAAAAGCGCAAAAGCCCAAACTGACTGATTATTCGGACAATATTGATGTTTTAGAGTTTTTATTGGAGCTCTAA